In Ostrea edulis chromosome 10, xbOstEdul1.1, whole genome shotgun sequence, one genomic interval encodes:
- the LOC130046612 gene encoding uncharacterized protein LOC130046612: protein MKTKQLQLHPYSRRTEPSCQNPLNLKETLLKDISLQEVVCDSGNATAQTYTVDVTPLNPMPKAGNNYTSLCNISGHGTLDIITNLKVKWYHNSKLLTSQCTLEDVSMAEKYSCEVLPSQQNNISLEMTVMDIQKDDVGILTCELTQQVKENGIWKDELLEYESVVIQIRGICRGKRSCVKVTVYINLAMTSMDVR, encoded by the exons ATGAAAACAAAGCAACTGCAGTTACATCCCTACTCGCGGAGGACGGAACCTTCCTGTCAAAACCCTCTTAATTTAAAAGAAACGTTGCTGAAGGACATTTCACTTCAAGAAGTAGTTTGTGATTCAG GGAATGCGACAGCTCAAACCTACACAGTAGATGTGACGCCTCTAAACCCAATGCCCAAAGCAGGGAATAATTATACATCTCTTTGTAACATTTCGGGACATGGGACACTAGACATCATCACAAATTTAAAGGTGAAGTGGTACCACAATTCAAAGCTGCTGACCAGTCAGTGTACCTTGGAGGATGTGTCAATGGCGGAGAAGTATTCGTGTGAGGTACTCCCCTCTCAACAGAACAACATCAGCTTAGAGATGACAGTAATGG ATATACAAAAAGATGATGTTGGGATTTTAACCTGTGAATTGACTCAGCAGGTGAAGGAGAACGGGATATGGAAAGACGAATTGTTAGAGTATGAGTCAGTGGTAATCCAAATCAGAGGTATATGTAGAGGAAAACGATCATGCGTAAAagttactgtatatataaatcttGCCATGACTTCAATGGATgtaaggtga